One part of the Sphingobium yanoikuyae genome encodes these proteins:
- a CDS encoding DUF4142 domain-containing protein, which yields MKNHLWMSVAPIAALALGACSPKVEEKADNALNDTGAAVSGAVNSTGNAIDNAQQALMTTPTGQEFADAAAKSDAFEIEAAKLAATNAQSPEVKEFARMMVAAHSDSTAKIKAAAKTASPAITPNATLTKDQSEDLAELKALKGTEFDKEYIDGQVDAHEDALELMRKYAADGTIASLKQAAGEIAPVVEKHLSSAKALDKD from the coding sequence ATGAAAAATCATCTGTGGATGAGCGTCGCACCGATAGCGGCCCTCGCGCTTGGTGCTTGCAGCCCGAAAGTGGAAGAAAAGGCCGACAACGCATTGAACGATACCGGCGCCGCCGTTTCAGGGGCCGTCAATTCCACCGGCAACGCAATCGACAATGCCCAGCAGGCTCTCATGACGACGCCGACGGGCCAGGAATTTGCGGACGCGGCCGCCAAGAGCGACGCCTTCGAGATCGAAGCCGCAAAGCTGGCGGCAACAAATGCCCAATCTCCTGAGGTGAAGGAATTTGCCAGGATGATGGTCGCCGCCCACTCGGATTCGACCGCCAAGATCAAGGCCGCAGCCAAGACGGCCAGTCCCGCGATAACGCCCAATGCCACGCTGACCAAAGATCAGTCGGAGGATCTCGCGGAGTTGAAGGCACTCAAGGGCACTGAGTTCGACAAGGAATATATTGATGGCCAAGTCGATGCCCATGAAGACGCTCTTGAGCTGATGCGCAAATATGCTGCGGACGGCACGATCGCCTCGCTCAAGCAGGCAGCTGGGGAAATAGCGCCTGTGGTCGAAAAGCATCTCTCGAGTGCCAAGGCGCTCGACAAGGACTGA
- a CDS encoding DUF488 domain-containing protein: protein MKIFTIGYEGVTQEQLIDALRAAGVEVLADVRALPLSRRPGFSKNILAAGLREAGIDYVGFKALGTPAAGREAARKRQHARLAEIYSGQLELPEAIVQAAQLVELAKGRPTALLCFERDPAGCHRTLLLDAVLPQADRVDLYPG, encoded by the coding sequence ATGAAGATTTTCACCATCGGCTATGAGGGGGTGACCCAGGAGCAACTGATCGACGCGCTGAGAGCGGCTGGCGTTGAAGTCCTGGCAGATGTACGGGCCCTACCCCTGTCGCGCCGCCCGGGATTTTCGAAGAATATCCTAGCGGCCGGTCTGCGAGAGGCTGGCATCGACTATGTTGGTTTCAAGGCACTTGGGACCCCTGCGGCAGGTCGCGAAGCGGCGCGCAAGAGGCAGCACGCGCGGCTGGCGGAAATCTATTCAGGTCAGCTCGAACTGCCCGAGGCAATTGTCCAGGCAGCGCAACTGGTCGAACTGGCAAAGGGGCGTCCTACCGCCTTGCTTTGCTTCGAGCGCGATCCGGCAGGCTGCCATCGGACCTTGCTGCTCGATGCCGTCCTACCACAGGCTGATCGTGTCGACCTCTATCCGGGCTGA
- a CDS encoding HU family DNA-binding protein, which yields MRSTTAGMFGKTLPPPAKEDAMTGNELIEAVAVQQGVTKSDVKKIIDAALAIIADEAAEGEDVSIAGFGKFKVKQSAAREGKNPRTGEPMTIPASRKVGFQPAKALKDKVNS from the coding sequence GTGCGCTCGACCACCGCTGGCATGTTTGGCAAAACGCTCCCTCCCCCAGCGAAAGAGGATGCCATGACTGGAAATGAACTGATCGAAGCCGTTGCTGTCCAGCAGGGCGTCACCAAATCGGACGTGAAGAAGATTATCGACGCAGCCTTGGCCATTATTGCGGACGAAGCAGCCGAGGGCGAAGATGTCTCGATTGCAGGCTTCGGCAAGTTCAAGGTGAAGCAGAGCGCGGCCCGAGAGGGCAAGAATCCCCGGACGGGCGAACCGATGACGATCCCGGCATCGCGCAAGGTCGGTTTCCAACCGGCCAAGGCGCTCAAGGACAAGGTCAATAGCTGA
- a CDS encoding helix-turn-helix transcriptional regulator, producing the protein MNQEQIESLSKTILRALSADALHEAMDRIAIALGFDRFALSVDVGLGGHSGTSMLVHSYPASWADICIGFNLAQTDPVRRAGESSLSGFRWREIEHLIPITPIERVTFETGRKHGMVDGFTVPRHLPGTVTGSCTFVTATERPLPERMLIIADILGAIAIAQASRLSGWRRPIKKPRLTDRQRDCVLWAARGKTNWEIGRILGISKETVIQHLKEARDRYDTSNRASLILYALFDGLISFSDIFRWRERV; encoded by the coding sequence ATGAATCAGGAACAGATAGAGTCGCTCAGCAAGACCATTCTTCGTGCCCTGTCCGCAGACGCCCTTCATGAGGCGATGGACAGGATCGCCATAGCGCTAGGGTTTGACCGCTTTGCCCTCAGCGTCGACGTCGGCCTTGGCGGACATTCGGGCACATCAATGCTTGTGCACAGCTACCCGGCCAGCTGGGCGGATATCTGTATCGGCTTCAACCTCGCCCAGACCGATCCGGTCCGAAGAGCCGGCGAAAGCAGTTTGTCGGGCTTTCGATGGCGCGAAATCGAACATCTCATACCGATTACGCCGATCGAGCGGGTCACCTTCGAGACCGGGCGCAAACATGGCATGGTCGACGGCTTCACCGTCCCGCGTCACCTGCCCGGTACGGTCACAGGCAGTTGCACCTTCGTCACCGCCACAGAACGCCCGCTCCCTGAGAGGATGCTCATCATCGCTGACATATTGGGCGCCATTGCCATCGCCCAGGCGAGCCGGTTGTCGGGGTGGCGGCGCCCCATCAAGAAACCGCGCCTCACCGACCGGCAACGCGACTGCGTGCTCTGGGCGGCGCGGGGCAAGACCAACTGGGAGATCGGTCGGATATTGGGCATCAGCAAGGAGACGGTGATCCAGCATCTTAAGGAAGCGCGCGACCGCTATGATACGAGCAACCGCGCCTCGCTCATCCTTTATGCCCTGTTCGACGGGCTGATCAGCTTTTCCGACATATTCCGCTGGCGCGAGCGGGTCTGA
- a CDS encoding phytanoyl-CoA dioxygenase family protein gives MMRLQAWDISMRETLLRDGYCVIEDALPPDVIHALNADLEPSFAATPLCQGRFYGERTRRFGGLLKRSRDAQALVLNPVIMDLVEAVLKPACDRIQLNVMQAIEILPGPAQQLPHRDHSMWQGAKGAHEYLVNVIWPLDAFSRENVATLVYPGSHGEAGMARAGQEEPIVAQCPAGSAICFLGSTAHGAGANISQSARRAIVVGYCLGWLKPYENHWLAYPPAVARHFSPELAALVGYAQHRPNLGNYEGQCPSILLGDNLPDHVGAIDALRPDQEALLAAYLESAGEKA, from the coding sequence ATGATGCGCCTACAGGCTTGGGACATCAGCATGCGGGAGACGCTGCTGCGAGACGGCTACTGCGTCATCGAGGATGCGCTGCCGCCAGACGTCATCCATGCGCTCAATGCAGATCTTGAACCCAGTTTCGCCGCCACCCCGCTCTGCCAGGGACGCTTCTATGGCGAGAGGACCAGGCGCTTTGGCGGCCTGCTCAAGCGCTCGCGCGACGCGCAGGCGCTCGTCCTCAACCCGGTCATCATGGACCTGGTCGAGGCCGTGCTGAAGCCCGCCTGCGACCGGATCCAGCTCAATGTCATGCAGGCGATCGAGATACTGCCCGGCCCAGCCCAGCAATTGCCGCATCGCGATCATAGCATGTGGCAGGGTGCCAAGGGGGCGCATGAATATCTTGTCAATGTGATCTGGCCGCTCGATGCCTTCTCCCGCGAAAATGTTGCGACACTTGTCTACCCCGGCAGCCATGGCGAAGCCGGCATGGCCAGGGCTGGACAGGAGGAACCCATCGTCGCCCAATGCCCGGCGGGCAGCGCGATCTGCTTTCTTGGCTCGACGGCCCATGGTGCAGGCGCCAATATCAGCCAGAGCGCCAGGCGTGCCATCGTGGTCGGATACTGCCTTGGTTGGCTCAAGCCCTATGAGAATCATTGGCTCGCCTATCCGCCTGCAGTGGCCAGACATTTCAGTCCCGAACTTGCGGCGCTGGTCGGCTATGCCCAGCATCGCCCCAATCTGGGCAATTATGAAGGTCAGTGCCCGTCGATCCTGCTCGGTGACAATCTGCCCGACCATGTCGGTGCGATCGATGCGCTGCGGCCCGATCAGGAGGCGCTGCTGGCCGCGTATTTGGAAAGCGCTGGAGAAAAGGCATGA
- a CDS encoding GntR family transcriptional regulator codes for MSPAHVLEPTYDALRRRLIAGAWPSGFRLEATKLAMELGVSITPVRDSLSRLSGERLVQATAGIGFHVPRLDAADISQLLDWHQMLLGIAVQRLETNQAALTIPHGHNGIADHSAILFGSIGMAAGNGELDRAVANAAARLGPYRRMETELLADAPAEIERIDQFAHAGRWQALKALLEHYHERRRAIASQLAQAVRDS; via the coding sequence ATGAGCCCGGCCCATGTGCTCGAGCCCACCTATGATGCGCTGCGCCGGCGGCTGATTGCCGGTGCCTGGCCGTCGGGCTTTCGCCTCGAGGCGACCAAGCTGGCGATGGAGCTGGGCGTCAGCATCACCCCTGTGCGCGACAGTCTCAGTCGCCTTTCGGGCGAGCGGCTGGTCCAGGCCACGGCAGGGATCGGCTTCCATGTGCCCCGTCTCGATGCCGCCGATATCAGCCAGTTGCTCGACTGGCACCAGATGCTGCTCGGCATCGCGGTGCAGCGGCTCGAAACCAACCAGGCCGCGCTGACCATTCCCCATGGCCATAATGGCATCGCGGATCATAGCGCGATCCTGTTCGGTTCGATCGGCATGGCGGCCGGCAATGGCGAACTGGACCGGGCGGTCGCCAATGCGGCGGCGCGGCTTGGCCCCTATCGCCGTATGGAAACCGAATTGCTGGCCGACGCCCCAGCCGAAATCGAGCGGATCGACCAATTTGCGCACGCCGGGAGATGGCAGGCGCTCAAGGCGCTCCTGGAGCATTATCATGAACGCCGGCGCGCGATCGCGTCGCAATTGGCCCAGGCGGTTCGCGACAGCTGA
- a CDS encoding helix-turn-helix domain-containing protein, producing the protein MTETQFDRLTPRECQCLLMVRDLKSSEDIARALNIRPGTVNTYIRDAVVKLGARDRRHAALLYAEHLARIVPPSTTSAPEKIGGDLIGLADQADPAAAVPHAQNAIDRSRPEDGLEGERRSVTPPRGQVNLGLLVREILDGTRPDGMTLVTRSLLTLAVAIAIGFCFFAISAGLGMLFSIADFLRRLSH; encoded by the coding sequence ATGACCGAGACGCAATTTGATCGGCTGACGCCTCGCGAGTGCCAATGCCTGCTGATGGTGCGCGATCTCAAAAGTTCGGAGGATATTGCCCGCGCCCTCAATATCAGGCCCGGCACCGTCAACACCTATATCCGCGACGCGGTCGTCAAGCTGGGCGCGCGCGACCGCCGGCATGCGGCCCTGCTCTATGCCGAGCATCTGGCCCGGATCGTGCCGCCATCTACCACTAGCGCCCCCGAGAAAATAGGGGGCGATTTGATAGGTCTAGCCGATCAGGCCGATCCTGCAGCAGCTGTGCCACACGCCCAGAACGCCATCGATCGGTCCAGGCCGGAGGATGGTCTTGAGGGCGAGAGGCGGTCCGTCACCCCGCCTCGCGGGCAGGTCAATCTCGGCCTGCTCGTGCGGGAAATTCTCGATGGAACGAGACCGGACGGGATGACGCTGGTTACGCGGTCGCTTCTCACTCTGGCGGTCGCGATCGCGATCGGCTTCTGCTTCTTCGCGATCAGCGCTGGCCTAGGCATGCTATTCAGCATTGCCGATTTTCTCCGCCGCCTCTCCCACTGA
- a CDS encoding MarR family transcriptional regulator, with amino-acid sequence MLDIYACALERIDLSVTAVGIAAGIAPATAQRWIKKLAALGVIERLADPRDRRRKLVRLSPAALAAMHHWQTEARAILEQIVRREEPS; translated from the coding sequence ATGCTCGACATCTATGCCTGCGCCCTTGAACGGATCGACCTCTCTGTCACGGCGGTAGGAATTGCCGCAGGGATTGCGCCGGCAACCGCGCAGAGATGGATCAAGAAGCTGGCAGCGCTCGGCGTCATTGAAAGGCTTGCCGATCCCCGTGATCGCCGCCGCAAGCTGGTGAGACTATCCCCGGCAGCGCTGGCGGCCATGCACCATTGGCAAACTGAAGCGCGCGCGATCTTGGAACAGATCGTACGTCGTGAAGAGCCATCGTGA
- a CDS encoding nucleotidyltransferase and HEPN domain-containing protein, which translates to MRTDLDHLPGDKQRELERVVRIIFEEFEDALALANHGWKKRGRIEKIILYGSYARGGWVDEPHTAKGYQSDYDILIIVNDKRLTERVDYWLKLEDRFNRELAITHAIRTPVNFIVHTLQEVNDGLAHGRYFFMDVREDGIALYQVEDSELHVPKPKTPDQALAMAQEYFEEWFPTANHFHASALHSASQGWLKKAAFDMHQATERLYHCVLLVTTFYTPHVHNIGFLRTQAERLDRRLVDVWPRERRIDQARWEKLKEAYVKARYSKHYKISEAELSWLGRQVEDLGCVVHEVCAERIAELKRTAGVLARTSRT; encoded by the coding sequence ATGCGGACCGATCTGGATCATTTGCCCGGCGACAAACAGCGCGAGCTCGAACGGGTCGTGCGGATCATCTTCGAGGAATTCGAGGATGCGCTGGCGCTCGCCAACCATGGCTGGAAGAAGCGCGGCCGGATCGAGAAGATCATTCTCTATGGCAGCTATGCCAGGGGCGGATGGGTCGACGAACCGCACACCGCCAAGGGCTATCAGTCCGACTATGACATTCTCATCATCGTCAATGACAAGCGGCTGACCGAGCGGGTCGACTATTGGCTCAAGCTCGAGGACCGCTTCAATCGCGAACTGGCGATCACCCACGCGATCCGTACCCCGGTCAATTTCATTGTCCATACGCTGCAGGAGGTGAATGACGGTCTGGCCCATGGCCGCTATTTCTTCATGGACGTGCGCGAAGACGGCATCGCGCTCTATCAGGTCGAAGACAGCGAGCTCCATGTTCCCAAGCCAAAGACGCCCGACCAGGCGCTTGCCATGGCACAGGAATATTTCGAGGAGTGGTTTCCTACGGCAAACCATTTCCACGCGTCCGCTTTGCATTCCGCGTCGCAAGGTTGGCTAAAAAAAGCGGCATTTGACATGCATCAGGCCACTGAACGGCTCTATCACTGCGTGCTGCTCGTCACGACCTTCTACACGCCCCATGTCCATAATATCGGATTCCTGCGCACACAGGCGGAGCGGCTGGATCGCCGGCTGGTCGATGTCTGGCCGCGCGAGCGGCGCATCGATCAGGCACGCTGGGAAAAGCTCAAAGAGGCTTATGTGAAGGCCCGCTATTCCAAGCATTACAAGATCAGCGAAGCGGAACTCAGCTGGCTTGGCAGACAGGTCGAGGATCTGGGCTGTGTGGTGCATGAAGTCTGCGCCGAACGGATAGCCGAGTTGAAGCGGACTGCCGGCGTTCTCGCCCGAACATCCAGGACCTGA
- a CDS encoding DUF6771 family protein, translated as MSEFVQAAILAVIKRAPIWIRQDLTSKDLGARVRAEESLAMIIADAIRKQGELPE; from the coding sequence ATGAGTGAATTCGTACAGGCCGCCATTCTCGCCGTGATCAAACGCGCCCCGATCTGGATCCGGCAGGATCTGACATCGAAGGATTTAGGCGCCCGTGTCCGTGCGGAGGAGTCGCTCGCCATGATCATTGCCGACGCCATCCGCAAGCAGGGCGAACTGCCCGAATGA
- the uraH gene encoding hydroxyisourate hydrolase: MKLATLAVFASIYGCSVFPATAAEISTHVLDLARGTGGKGVPVALSKRSADGVWQQVAKSTTDANGRVRSFDDGGLFDTGVYRLEFDMSKYPDASANPFFPEIVLTFRVADKEGHYHVPVVVSPYGYSTYRGN, translated from the coding sequence ATGAAACTAGCTACCTTGGCCGTATTCGCCTCAATCTATGGGTGCAGCGTCTTCCCGGCCACCGCCGCTGAAATTTCCACGCATGTGCTCGACCTTGCACGTGGCACCGGCGGCAAGGGCGTGCCTGTTGCACTGTCCAAGCGCTCGGCGGATGGCGTCTGGCAGCAAGTGGCCAAATCAACGACGGATGCCAATGGTCGTGTTCGTAGCTTCGACGATGGCGGCCTGTTCGACACGGGCGTCTACCGCCTTGAATTCGATATGTCGAAATATCCCGATGCGTCTGCAAATCCCTTCTTTCCTGAAATTGTCCTGACCTTCCGCGTTGCCGACAAAGAGGGCCATTATCATGTCCCGGTGGTAGTCAGCCCTTATGGATACTCGACTTACCGGGGCAACTAA
- a CDS encoding lipocalin family protein has translation MHRKLVIGSLLAATTLLGACALIQRPGPVGNVNVPAPAKAVDLAQYMGLWFEQFRYEAPFQKDMDGVTANYVMNPDGTVRVVNRGRRGSKWKESVGKAKLVEGSGNAKLKVSFFGPFYGNYWVLDHGDDYSWSIVGEPSGRYLWVLTRDQHPSDQMKTELAERVKRLGYDWNLVRITRQ, from the coding sequence ATGCATAGAAAATTGGTTATCGGCAGCCTGCTGGCTGCCACGACTCTACTAGGCGCATGCGCGCTCATCCAGCGGCCCGGACCAGTTGGTAACGTTAATGTACCCGCCCCCGCCAAAGCCGTCGACCTCGCACAGTATATGGGGCTCTGGTTCGAGCAATTCAGATATGAGGCACCTTTTCAGAAGGACATGGACGGCGTCACAGCCAACTATGTGATGAATCCGGACGGCACCGTCCGGGTCGTCAACCGTGGACGCCGGGGATCGAAATGGAAGGAATCGGTCGGCAAGGCCAAGCTGGTCGAGGGTAGCGGCAACGCCAAGCTCAAGGTATCATTCTTCGGCCCATTCTATGGCAACTATTGGGTGCTGGATCATGGCGATGACTATAGCTGGTCTATCGTCGGAGAACCCAGCGGCCGCTATCTGTGGGTACTGACCCGTGACCAACATCCTTCGGACCAGATGAAAACCGAGCTTGCCGAGCGCGTCAAACGGTTGGGATATGACTGGAATCTGGTACGCATCACCCGCCAATGA
- a CDS encoding SDR family NAD(P)-dependent oxidoreductase, giving the protein MTALQNETGKYLARPATAAIFGASGAIGQAIALRLAQGGRFSSVHTGSRKGRSVPAPDCVPFSFDLENEASIAAAAATLPSSLDLIFVCTGMLHDQVAAIAPEKTMRALDAKALARSYLINAIGPALIAKHVLPRLAKDRRAIFAVLSAKVGSIGDNRLGGWHAYRASKAALNMMIRNFAIEMGRTHPQAIAAALHPGTVRSALSAPFTARISTGKIFTPEYAAERLLDVLDGLTPQDSGGLFAWNGVRLPD; this is encoded by the coding sequence ATGACTGCTTTGCAAAATGAGACAGGCAAATATCTGGCCCGACCCGCAACGGCGGCGATATTCGGCGCGAGTGGCGCGATCGGCCAGGCCATTGCGCTCCGTCTCGCGCAAGGTGGACGGTTCAGTTCGGTCCACACCGGCTCGCGAAAAGGTCGATCTGTCCCGGCCCCGGACTGCGTGCCCTTCAGCTTCGACCTGGAGAATGAGGCGTCGATTGCCGCGGCAGCAGCAACTCTGCCAAGCTCGCTCGACCTGATATTTGTCTGCACCGGCATGTTGCACGATCAGGTGGCGGCAATCGCTCCGGAAAAGACGATGCGTGCCCTGGACGCCAAAGCACTCGCACGAAGCTATTTGATAAATGCTATCGGCCCCGCTCTCATCGCCAAACATGTCCTGCCACGGCTTGCGAAAGATCGACGCGCCATCTTCGCTGTGCTCTCAGCAAAGGTCGGGTCGATCGGCGATAACCGGCTTGGCGGTTGGCATGCCTATCGGGCAAGCAAGGCAGCACTGAACATGATGATCCGAAATTTCGCGATCGAGATGGGGCGGACACATCCCCAGGCCATCGCCGCTGCCCTCCATCCCGGCACCGTAAGGAGCGCCCTTTCCGCTCCCTTCACCGCCCGCATTTCGACCGGAAAAATCTTCACGCCGGAATATGCTGCGGAGCGGCTGCTCGATGTGCTCGATGGGCTTACACCGCAAGACAGTGGCGGGCTGTTCGCGTGGAACGGAGTCCGGCTGCCAGACTAA
- a CDS encoding NAD(P)/FAD-dependent oxidoreductase has product MATLVREQSRRFDVHFEFRVQSLVREDSSWMIQAEGDCVGPFDTVVIAVPAEQAAPLLSLHDLEAAREAASVRSSPCWAVMVEFPHQLDVPTPFATNVDIFSMVACNRSKPERGDGECWILHANSHWSQDHLEWSPPEAAAYLLDAFARLFQIRLPAPTFLKAHRWRFSQPYAQSSRIIWNPGIGLGACGDWCHSPTVEGAWLSGVLLADTMLSQPIDASVNGAVAR; this is encoded by the coding sequence ATGGCCACCTTGGTTCGCGAGCAAAGCCGGCGTTTTGACGTCCATTTTGAGTTCCGGGTTCAATCTCTTGTCAGGGAAGATTCAAGTTGGATGATCCAGGCAGAGGGAGATTGCGTAGGTCCATTCGACACGGTGGTGATCGCCGTTCCGGCTGAGCAGGCGGCACCACTGCTGTCTCTTCACGATCTCGAAGCTGCGCGCGAGGCCGCGTCTGTCAGGTCCTCACCTTGCTGGGCGGTTATGGTCGAATTTCCGCATCAACTGGATGTACCAACGCCGTTCGCTACCAACGTCGATATTTTCTCGATGGTTGCATGCAACAGGTCCAAACCTGAAAGGGGTGATGGTGAATGTTGGATATTGCACGCCAACAGCCACTGGTCCCAGGATCATCTGGAATGGTCGCCGCCTGAGGCTGCCGCGTATCTTCTCGACGCCTTTGCGCGACTTTTCCAGATCAGGCTCCCTGCCCCCACATTTTTGAAGGCCCATCGCTGGCGGTTCTCGCAGCCCTATGCGCAGTCGAGCAGGATCATCTGGAATCCTGGCATAGGCTTGGGTGCCTGCGGAGACTGGTGTCATTCACCGACGGTCGAGGGCGCATGGCTTTCGGGCGTCCTGCTTGCTGACACAATGCTGTCGCAACCGATCGACGCTAGCGTCAATGGAGCCGTCGCACGATGA
- the folE gene encoding GTP cyclohydrolase I FolE, translated as MNFVTAGFVPIDEDSSKSGPEPLSAPQEVHHAIRTLLRWTGDDPDREGLRDTPARVTRAWKEYCNGYEIDPATYLSRTFDEVGGYDEIVLLRDIPFQSHCEHHLAPITGTASIAYLPKDRVVGISKLARVLNGYARRLQVQERLTAQIADCIWNNLKPHGVAVIIKASHGCMTGRGVRTHGVTMMTSKMLGCFRDDPTSRREIMTLMQSQ; from the coding sequence ATGAATTTCGTTACTGCCGGGTTCGTCCCTATCGATGAGGATAGCTCGAAAAGCGGTCCAGAGCCTCTCTCAGCTCCCCAAGAAGTTCACCATGCTATCCGAACGCTTCTGCGATGGACGGGCGACGATCCTGATCGTGAAGGCCTTCGAGATACGCCTGCGCGCGTGACGCGTGCATGGAAAGAATATTGCAACGGATATGAGATCGATCCAGCCACCTATCTTTCTCGCACGTTCGATGAGGTAGGAGGATATGATGAAATAGTCCTCTTGCGTGACATCCCTTTCCAGTCCCACTGTGAGCATCATCTTGCGCCAATCACGGGAACCGCCTCGATAGCCTACCTTCCCAAGGACAGGGTCGTGGGCATATCCAAGTTGGCCCGTGTTCTGAACGGATATGCCCGGCGCCTCCAGGTCCAGGAGCGCCTTACCGCTCAAATTGCGGACTGTATCTGGAACAATCTCAAGCCCCATGGGGTCGCTGTCATCATCAAGGCAAGTCATGGTTGCATGACCGGCCGCGGTGTACGTACCCATGGCGTAACGATGATGACCAGCAAGATGCTCGGCTGCTTCCGCGATGATCCCACAAGCCGTAGGGAGATCATGACACTCATGCAGTCTCAATAA
- a CDS encoding PAS domain-containing protein, with product MTKWEGVAVTRISDPNSLICNSQVAAVVSDPRRADNPIVACNPAFVELTGYSQEEVIGRNCRFLRGAGTEAEQTEMLRDAVAQVRPVMVELINYRKNGTPFRNAVMVAPLFDDEGELEFFLGSQMAIDDRPVSRHQQARMRIENLSGRQRQIIEALAQGRLNKQIAFELGVTERTVKMHRAAVLRTLEVRSVAEAIRIAIEAGL from the coding sequence ATGACCAAATGGGAAGGAGTTGCAGTGACCAGAATATCGGATCCCAATTCTCTGATTTGCAACAGCCAGGTAGCGGCCGTGGTCAGCGATCCTCGGCGCGCCGACAATCCTATCGTGGCCTGCAATCCTGCCTTTGTTGAGTTGACGGGCTACTCCCAAGAAGAGGTCATAGGCCGAAACTGCCGGTTCCTGCGCGGTGCCGGAACCGAGGCCGAGCAGACGGAGATGTTGCGCGACGCTGTAGCCCAGGTGCGACCTGTCATGGTCGAGCTGATTAATTACCGTAAAAACGGCACCCCTTTTCGCAACGCTGTAATGGTTGCGCCGCTTTTCGATGACGAAGGCGAACTGGAATTCTTTCTGGGTTCTCAGATGGCCATCGACGATCGGCCGGTCAGCCGCCATCAGCAGGCACGCATGCGAATTGAAAATCTTAGTGGCCGTCAGCGTCAAATAATCGAGGCGCTTGCCCAAGGGCGCCTAAACAAACAAATCGCGTTCGAGCTGGGGGTTACCGAGCGGACGGTGAAGATGCACCGCGCTGCCGTTCTTCGAACTTTGGAAGTGCGGTCGGTGGCAGAGGCAATCCGGATTGCGATAGAAGCTGGCCTCTAG